CGGGCGCGGCTGACGGTCCTGGGTGGATCGCGGGTTTCGCGCGACGGGGTTCTGATCATCGACGCCCGACGCTTCCGAACCCAGGAGCATAACCGCGCCGATGCCGTCGCGCGTTTGGTGGCGCTGATCCGCCGGGCAACGCGCACACCCAAAGTGCGCCGCCGGACCCGCCCCACCGCCGCCGCCCGCCGCAAGCGGCTCGCGTCCAAACACCGGCGCGCCCTCCTCAAGGAAACCCGACGACCGGTGGGCCGCAACGACACCTGAGCCCCCGGTGGTGCAGCCCATTGATGCGGGGGGTTCAGACCAAAGGGGTGAAGAGGGCGGCGCCGCGGCGGCGCCGCCCCGTTGCGAACGTTTATTTGATGGGCGAGGGCTTGCAGAGGTGCCCGGCCGCCATCGCCACGCGACCGCAGCCATCGCAGACATACTTCATTGCCGCCAGCTTGTCTTTGCAGACATGCCGGGGATCAA
The Desulfobacteraceae bacterium DNA segment above includes these coding regions:
- the arfB gene encoding aminoacyl-tRNA hydrolase; amino-acid sequence: MIQITPLLAICESCLQLTFTGASGPGGQNVNKVATAVQLRFDIQACEDLPPAVRARLTVLGGSRVSRDGVLIIDARRFRTQEHNRADAVARLVALIRRATRTPKVRRRTRPTAAARRKRLASKHRRALLKETRRPVGRNDT